From Corvus cornix cornix isolate S_Up_H32 chromosome 5, ASM73873v5, whole genome shotgun sequence, the proteins below share one genomic window:
- the ELF5 gene encoding LOW QUALITY PROTEIN: ETS-related transcription factor Elf-5 (The sequence of the model RefSeq protein was modified relative to this genomic sequence to represent the inferred CDS: inserted 3 bases in 2 codons; substituted 3 bases at 3 genomic stop codons) encodes MLQILILSEHPSTHPEYWSEHNICEWLQFCCDQYKLDAKCISFXHFHINGWXLCHMTQEXSVDAAGLCGEYLYFILQNSRMEGISFFTDAEVTKPSNKDYQLSQSPSTLACIRKHQLNSCLLPVXDLQNSHLWEFVRDLLISPEENSDILKWEDRQQGIFCVVKSEALAKMWGQRKKNDRRTYEKLSRALCYHYKTGILEXWLVYKFGKHAHGWQENKM; translated from the exons ATGTTACAGATTCTAATTCTTTCTGAacatccatccacccacccaGAATATTGGAGTGAGCACAACATCTGTGAGTGGTTGCAGTTCTGCTGTGACCAGTACAAACTAGATGCCaagtgcatttctt cccactttcaTATCAATGGCTGGTAGTTATGCCACATGACCCAGGAATAGTCTGTGGATGCTGCAGGCCTCTGTGGAGAATACTTGTATTTCATCTTACAGAATAGCAGGATGGA aggtatttccttttttactgaTGCAGAAGTAACAAAGCCATCAAACAAGGACT ATCAGCTTTCTCAGAGCCCCAGTACTTTGGCATGCATAAGAAAACATCAACTTAACAGCTGTCTTCTTCCTGTTTAAGACTTACAGAATTCTCACTTGTGGGAATTTGTAAGGGATCTGCTCATTTCtcctgaagaaaacagtgaCATTCTGAAATGGGAAGACAGGCAGCAAGGCATTTTTTGTGTTGTTAAATCAGAAGCTCTGGCAAAGATGTGGggacaaaggaagaaaaatgacagaaggACATACGAAAAATTGAGCAGAGCTCTCTG TTACCATTATAAAACTGGCATTTTGGA GTGGCTGGTGTACAAGTTTGGAAAGCATGCCCATGGATGGCAGGAGAACAAGATGTGA